Proteins encoded by one window of Pseudomonas coleopterorum:
- the fabF gene encoding beta-ketoacyl-ACP synthase II, producing the protein MNNRDGQKRIVVTGTGLVTPLGCGVYEVWRRLLAGTSGIGALPAHIGEGTGVAVAGQVPTLEADPVAGYNPEALIPAKERKKMDRFIEFALVAAHEALTQAQWHPTDEVQQQRTATVIGSGVGGFGALAGAVRTTDERSPRRLSPFTAPSFLANMAAGHVSIHNGFKGPLGAPVTACAAGVQAIGDAARLIRSGEADIAICGGTEAAIDRVTLGCFAAARALSTGFNDRPEQASRPFDGDRDGFVMSEGAGLLVIESLEHALARGATPLAELIGYGTSADAYHLTAGPEDGSGARRAMEQALRQGGIDAQDVQHINAHATSTPVGDKGELAAIRALFGTRSGLAITSTKSATGHLLGAAGGIEAIFTVLALRDQIAPPTLNLQTPDEAAEGLDLVGPTARKTAMTHALSNGFGFGGVNASALFRRWEGQ; encoded by the coding sequence ATGAACAATCGAGATGGCCAGAAACGCATCGTCGTCACCGGAACCGGTCTGGTCACCCCGCTGGGCTGCGGCGTCTACGAAGTGTGGCGCCGATTGCTGGCGGGCACGTCGGGCATCGGCGCGCTGCCCGCGCACATTGGTGAAGGCACGGGCGTTGCCGTGGCTGGGCAGGTGCCCACGCTGGAAGCGGACCCTGTGGCCGGCTACAACCCGGAGGCGCTGATACCGGCCAAGGAACGCAAGAAAATGGATCGCTTCATCGAGTTCGCGCTGGTCGCCGCCCATGAAGCGCTGACCCAGGCGCAATGGCATCCCACCGACGAGGTTCAGCAACAGCGCACCGCTACGGTAATCGGCTCGGGTGTGGGCGGCTTCGGCGCGCTTGCAGGGGCCGTGCGCACCACGGATGAACGCAGTCCGCGGCGATTGTCGCCGTTCACCGCCCCGTCGTTCCTGGCCAACATGGCCGCCGGACACGTCTCCATCCATAACGGCTTCAAGGGCCCCCTGGGTGCGCCGGTCACCGCCTGCGCCGCGGGCGTGCAAGCCATCGGCGATGCCGCGCGGCTGATCCGCAGCGGTGAAGCGGACATCGCTATCTGCGGTGGCACCGAGGCGGCCATCGACCGGGTCACCCTCGGCTGTTTCGCCGCCGCCCGTGCCCTGTCCACCGGCTTCAACGACCGCCCTGAACAGGCCAGCCGCCCCTTCGACGGGGATCGCGACGGGTTCGTGATGTCCGAAGGTGCAGGTTTGCTGGTCATCGAGTCCTTGGAACACGCCCTGGCCCGCGGCGCGACACCACTGGCAGAATTGATCGGTTACGGCACCAGTGCCGACGCCTACCACCTGACGGCAGGTCCGGAAGACGGCAGCGGTGCTCGCCGCGCCATGGAACAGGCCTTGCGCCAGGGCGGTATCGATGCGCAAGACGTCCAGCACATCAATGCCCATGCCACCTCCACCCCGGTCGGCGACAAAGGTGAGCTGGCGGCCATTCGTGCCCTGTTCGGCACCCGTAGCGGACTGGCCATCACCTCGACCAAATCAGCCACCGGCCACCTGCTCGGCGCCGCTGGCGGGATCGAGGCCATCTTCACCGTGCTGGCCTTGCGCGACCAGATAGCGCCGCCGACGCTGAATCTGCAAACGCCGGACGAAGCGGCCGAAGGGCTCGACCTGGTGGGCCCGACCGCCCGCAAGACGGCAATGACCCACGCGCTTTCCAATGGCTTCGGTTTCGGCGGCGTGAACGCCAGCGCGCTGTTTCGACGCTGGGAGGGTCAGTGA
- a CDS encoding sigma-70 family RNA polymerase sigma factor, which produces MSVSPNSNPLLMVFQEHYADLLAFLARRLGNVEKAADVAQDTYVRLAGLADTAQILEPRAFVFRVAGNLAIDRLRQERRYCAWQVEEPDEEPCDPIASPERTFLAAEAIEQLDHALQHLPSNARLALLLSRLEGLTHAQIALRLGVSESSVGKYLVLAMRHCRDWLRQSECL; this is translated from the coding sequence CCTTTGCTGATGGTCTTTCAGGAGCACTATGCCGACCTGCTGGCCTTTCTGGCGCGGCGCCTGGGGAATGTGGAGAAGGCGGCCGACGTGGCCCAGGACACCTACGTACGCCTGGCCGGGTTGGCAGACACGGCGCAGATTCTCGAACCTCGCGCATTCGTGTTCCGCGTCGCGGGCAACCTGGCCATCGACCGCCTGCGCCAGGAACGGCGCTATTGCGCGTGGCAGGTCGAGGAGCCGGACGAGGAGCCCTGTGATCCCATCGCCTCGCCGGAGCGCACGTTCCTGGCTGCAGAGGCCATCGAGCAACTCGACCATGCCCTGCAGCATTTGCCCAGCAACGCCCGCCTGGCGTTGCTGCTCAGCCGTCTGGAAGGCCTGACCCACGCCCAGATCGCCCTGCGTCTCGGGGTCTCGGAAAGCTCGGTGGGCAAGTACCTGGTGCTTGCCATGCGCCATTGCCGCGATTGGCTTCGTCAGTCGGAGTGCCTCTAG
- a CDS encoding FecR family protein, which produces MTEPLNRAPCATDLEDQAIEQWVHLTSGQASDADRQAFVRWRGQSADHEAAARLAETMWQALPQTHTAQTFVAPPRRERRPLRWAALAAGLGALALTGLSEPAKVYFADYATAVGERRALTLEDGSQVWLNSGSALSVNYSAARREISLLKGEALFEVSKDAMRPFVVQALDGSVQAVGTRFDVDRQGEQVRVGVTEGEVRVSSGGAVVPLKAAQRLAYTAGAIPLATGVLDLGTASAWQRGKLIFNRQPLAEVFADIERYLPGSLVIAGRLPSTAVSGVFNLDDVPGMLDVLARTQPVRIYRMPWLTVVVVNQTRA; this is translated from the coding sequence ATGACCGAACCCTTGAACCGCGCCCCTTGCGCCACTGACCTGGAAGACCAGGCCATCGAGCAGTGGGTGCACCTGACGTCCGGCCAGGCCAGTGATGCCGATCGCCAGGCTTTCGTCCGCTGGCGTGGGCAAAGCGCGGACCACGAGGCCGCAGCGCGGCTGGCCGAAACGATGTGGCAGGCATTGCCACAGACTCACACAGCGCAAACCTTCGTCGCCCCACCCAGGCGCGAGCGACGGCCGCTGCGCTGGGCGGCATTGGCCGCCGGGCTGGGCGCGCTGGCGTTGACCGGCTTGAGCGAGCCGGCCAAGGTCTATTTCGCCGACTACGCCACGGCGGTCGGTGAACGCCGGGCGTTGACCCTGGAAGACGGCAGCCAGGTCTGGTTGAACAGCGGCTCTGCCTTGTCGGTGAACTACTCGGCGGCGCGGCGCGAGATCAGCCTGCTCAAGGGCGAGGCGTTGTTCGAAGTCAGCAAGGACGCCATGCGGCCGTTCGTGGTTCAGGCCTTAGACGGCAGCGTGCAGGCGGTGGGCACTCGTTTCGATGTCGATCGCCAGGGTGAACAGGTGCGTGTGGGGGTAACGGAAGGAGAAGTGAGGGTTTCGTCCGGCGGCGCCGTGGTGCCGTTGAAGGCCGCTCAGCGCCTGGCCTACACCGCTGGCGCGATACCGTTGGCGACAGGCGTTCTGGACCTTGGTACGGCGTCGGCGTGGCAGCGCGGCAAGCTGATCTTCAATCGGCAGCCGCTGGCCGAGGTATTCGCTGACATCGAACGTTACTTGCCCGGCTCGCTGGTCATCGCCGGTCGCCTGCCCAGCACAGCGGTGAGCGGTGTGTTCAACCTCGACGATGTTCCCGGCATGCTCGACGTGCTTGCCCGCACTCAGCCGGTACGGATCTATCGAATGCCTTGGCTGACCGTGGTGGTGGTGAATCAGACGCGTGCGTGA
- a CDS encoding MFS transporter: MPSPHQAAPGLSEPNSQSVKQQWLAILSVAVGAFALVTSEFLPVGVLNDVASDLGISAGQAGLMVTLPGIMAALAAPLLSVGIGAMDRRYLLTGLTLIMIIANCIVSFANDFNVLLFGRVLLGVSIGGFWATAIALSGRLAPRGVGVAKATSIIMMGVTLATVLGVPVGTWLSGLMGWRMTFLVTALVGVPVLLAQIFLLPPLHPDRAIRVSDLPALFTNPQARVGLIAVLLIGLAHFAAYTYVAPFFKQSAGFDGPTIGSLLLLYGMAGVLGNVFAGFAANRNVRYTLLLVALMIGTSTALFPHFATGLVGAAMLIALWGFAFGAFPACSSIWMFVVAPKDVERGMPLFVALFQVIIALGSFFGGQIVDQLGSSVLLSLATALVGAGFATVLVLGRKVSNNAVAQPC; encoded by the coding sequence ATGCCAAGTCCCCATCAGGCCGCCCCAGGCCTTTCCGAACCCAATTCGCAGAGCGTCAAGCAGCAGTGGCTGGCGATTCTTTCGGTAGCCGTGGGCGCCTTCGCCCTGGTGACCAGCGAATTTCTGCCCGTGGGCGTGCTCAACGATGTCGCCAGCGACCTGGGCATCAGTGCCGGACAGGCTGGCCTGATGGTCACCCTGCCCGGCATCATGGCCGCCCTGGCCGCGCCGTTGCTGTCGGTGGGCATCGGCGCCATGGACCGCCGATACCTGCTGACCGGCCTGACGCTGATCATGATCATCGCCAACTGCATCGTCTCCTTCGCCAATGACTTCAACGTGCTGTTGTTCGGGCGGGTATTGCTGGGAGTCAGCATCGGCGGCTTCTGGGCCACCGCCATTGCGTTGAGCGGTCGCCTGGCACCCAGGGGTGTCGGCGTGGCCAAGGCTACGTCGATCATCATGATGGGCGTGACCCTGGCCACGGTGCTGGGCGTGCCCGTGGGCACCTGGCTCAGCGGCTTGATGGGCTGGCGCATGACCTTTCTGGTCACCGCGCTGGTGGGCGTGCCGGTGCTGCTGGCGCAGATCTTCCTGTTGCCACCGCTGCACCCGGACCGCGCCATTCGGGTCAGCGACCTGCCGGCCCTGTTCACCAATCCCCAGGCGCGGGTGGGTTTGATTGCGGTGCTGCTGATCGGTCTGGCGCACTTTGCCGCGTACACCTATGTCGCACCGTTCTTCAAGCAAAGTGCCGGATTCGACGGGCCGACCATCGGCTCGCTGTTGCTGCTCTACGGCATGGCCGGGGTGCTGGGCAACGTGTTCGCCGGCTTCGCCGCCAACCGCAACGTACGCTACACCTTGCTGCTGGTGGCGCTGATGATCGGCACCAGCACCGCCCTGTTCCCGCATTTCGCCACCGGCCTTGTCGGCGCCGCGATGCTGATCGCTCTGTGGGGCTTTGCCTTCGGCGCGTTCCCGGCCTGCTCCAGCATCTGGATGTTCGTGGTCGCACCCAAGGACGTCGAGCGCGGCATGCCGCTGTTCGTCGCGCTGTTTCAGGTAATCATCGCGCTGGGTTCGTTCTTCGGCGGGCAGATCGTCGACCAGCTGGGCAGCTCGGTGCTGCTGAGCCTGGCCACAGCCTTGGTCGGCGCAGGTTTTGCCACGGTGCTGGTGTTGGGTCGAAAGGTCAGCAACAACGCGGTGGCCCAACCCTGCTGA